A region from the Lemur catta isolate mLemCat1 chromosome 7, mLemCat1.pri, whole genome shotgun sequence genome encodes:
- the LOC123641569 gene encoding olfactory receptor 51A4-like, protein MSILNSSEIEISIFYLVGIPGMETTHIWLSIPICFMYMAAILGNCTILFFVKTEPSLHEPMYYFLSMLALSDLGLSFSSLPTMLRVFLFNIPGISPDACIAQEFFIHEFSAMESSILLIMSFDRFIAICNPLRYTSILTSARVLQIGIVFGLKNVVLILPFPFTLKHLRYCEKNLLSHSYCLHQDVMKLACSDNKVNVIYGLFVALTGILDLTFIFVSYVLILKAVLSIASQKERLKVLNTCVSHICAVLIFYVPIISLAIIYRFAKHSSPLIRILMADVFLLVPPLMNPIVYCVKSQPIRNLVLGKLCSKQS, encoded by the coding sequence ATGTCTATCCTCAACAGTTCTGAAATTGaaatctctattttctatttggttGGGATTCCAGGTATGGAGACTACCCACATTTGGCTCTCCATCCCCATATGTTTCATGTACATGGCTGCCATCCTGGGGAATTGCACCATCCTGTTCTTCGTAAAAACAGAGCCTTCTCTGCATGAACCCATGTACTACTTTCTCTCCATGTTGGCTCTGTCTGACCTGGGACTATCCTTCTCCTCTCTACCTACCATGCTAAGGGTTTTCTTGTTCAATATTCCAGGAATTTCCCCTGATGCCTGTATTGCCCAGGAGTTTTTCATTCATGAATTCTCAGCCATGGAGTCATCTATACTTCTCATCATGTCCTTTGATCGCTTTATTGCCATCTGCAACCCTCTGAGATACACATCCATCCTTACCAGTGCCAGAGTCCTTCAAATTGGGATTGTTTTTGGTCTGAAAAATGTGGTGTTGATCCTCCCTTTCCCTTTCACTCTAAAACATCTAAGATACTGTGAGAAGAACCTCCTGTCCCATTCCTACTGCCTCCATCAGGATGTCATGAAGCTGGCCTGCTCTGACAACAAGGTTAATGTCATCTATGGCTTATTTGTTGCTCTCACAGGCATTCTAGACTTGACATTTATTTTCGTGTCCTACGTTCTAATACTGAAAGCAGTGTTGAGCATAGCATCACAAAAGGAAAGGCTCAAGGTCCTCAATACATGTGTTTCCCACATCTGTGCTGTGCTCATCTTCTATGTGCCCATTATCTCCCTAGCTATCATCTACCGGTTTGCCAAACACAGTTCCCCACTCATTAGGATCCTCATGGCTGATGTTTTTCTGCTGGTGCCTCCATTGATGAACCCCATTGTGTACTGTGTGAAAAGCCAGCCAATAAGAAATCTAGTCCTAGGAAAACTGTGCTCGAAGCAAAGCTGA
- the LOC123642024 gene encoding olfactory receptor 51A4-like, translated as MSVFNTSKLEISTFFLIGIPGMEHAHIWVSIPMCLMYLVAILGNCTILFFIKTETSLHEPMYYFLSMLAFSDLGLSISSLPTMLRIFLFNATGISSDACFAQEFFIHAFSAMESSVLFIMSVDRFIAIYNPLRYTSILTSDRVVKVGLVFAAISISVVLPFPFILKRLKFCKKSLLSHSYCLHQDVMKLACSDNRVNIIYGFFAALLTILYLVCISVSYMLILKIVMGIASHKGRLKVLNTCISHICAVLIFYVPIITLAALHRFAKNVSPVIRVIIADIFLLVPPLMNPIVYSVKSQQIRNLVLTKLCQKQHE; from the coding sequence ATGTCAGTCTTTAATACCTCCAAACTGGAAATCTCTACCTTCTTCCTGATTGGGATCCCAGGGATGGAGCATGCTCACATTTGGGTCTCCATCCCCATGTGCCTCATGTACCTCGTTGCCATCCTGGGGAACTGCACCATCCTCTTTTTCATAAAAACTGAGACATCTTTGCATGAGCCTATGTATTATTTCCTCTCCATGCTGGCATTTTCCGACCTGGGACTGTCCATCTCCTCACTTCCAACCATGCTGAGAATCTTCTTGTTCAATGCCACAGGAATTTCCTCAGATGCATGCTTTGCCCAAGAGTTTTTCATCCATGCATTCTCAGCTATGGAGTCATCAGTACTTTTCATAATGTCTGTTGATCGCTTTATAGCCATCTACAACCCTTTGAGATACACCTCCATCCTCACCAGTGACAGAGTCGTAAAAGTTGGCCTTGTGTTTGCTGCAATATCTATTTCAGTTGTCTTGCCTTTCCCTTTTATTCTAAAGAGGCTGAAATTCTGTAAGAAAAGCCTTTTATCTCACTCTTACTGCCTCCACCAGGATGTCATGAAGTTGGCCTGTTCTGACAACAGGGTCAATATCATCTATGGGTTTTTTGCGGCTCTTTTGACTATATTATACTTGGTATGCATTTCTGTGTCTTACATGTTGATTCTGAAAATTGTCATGGGCATTGCCTCCCACAAGGGTCGCCTCAAGGTCCTCAACACTTGCATCTCCCACATCTGCGCCGTGCTCATCTTCTATGTGCCCATCATCACCTTGGCGGCCCTTCACCGTTTTGCCAAAAATGTTTCTCCAGTTATTAGGGTCATAATAGCTGACATCTTCCTTCTAGTTCCCCCTCTAATGAATCCCATTGTGTACTCTGTGAAGAGTCAGCAGATTAGAAATCTGGTCCTGACAAAATTATGTCAGAAACAGCATGAATGA